One Amaranthus tricolor cultivar Red isolate AtriRed21 chromosome 1, ASM2621246v1, whole genome shotgun sequence DNA window includes the following coding sequences:
- the LOC130797776 gene encoding protein HIGH CHLOROPHYLL FLUORESCENCE PHENOTYPE 244, chloroplastic: protein MAGRLPTQVAIPSELHQNRGQIGCSNFLSWKNNLVLQNFRVSSPSSISSLSGRSYVPPIIKCVSQPAVATNYAPGTPVRPTSILVVGATGTLGRQIVRRALDEGYDVRCLVRPRPAPADFLRDWGATVVNADLSKPESIPATLVGIHTVIDCATGRPEEPIKTVDWEGKVALIQCAKAMGVQKFVFFSIHNCDKHPEVPLMEIKYCTEKFLQDSGINHITIRLCGFMQGLIGQYAVPILEEKSVWGTDAPTRIAYMDTQDIARLTFIAMRNEDLKGKLLTFAGPRAWTTQEVITLCERLAGQDANVTTVPVSVLRLTRQLTRFFQWTNDVADRLAFSEVLSSDMVFSVPMSETYQLLGVDPKDIVTLEKYLQDYFNNILKKLKDLKAQSKQSDIFI from the exons ATGGCGGGAAGGCTTCCAACTCAAGTAGCCATTCCATCAGAGCTCCATCAAAATCGCGGTCAAATAGGGTGCTCTAATTTCTTGTCATGGAAAAACAATCTTGTTTTACAAAATTTCCGGGTTTCTTCCCCTTCTTCTATTTCCTCTCTTTCTG GAAGATCATATGTGCCACCTATAATAAAGTGCGTCTCTCAGCCTGCTGTAGCAACTAACTATGCTCCAGGCACTCCTGTTAGGCCAACAAGTATATTGGTTGTCGGCGCTACTGGTACGCTCGGAAGGCAGATTGTAAGGAGGGCACTCGATGAAGGCTATGATGTACGTTGCCTTGTGAGACCCCGTCCAGCTCCTGCTGATTTTCTCCGTGACTGGGGAGCAACTGTTGTTAAT GCAGACCTGAGCAAACCAGAGTCAATACCGGCAACACTGGTTGGAATTCACACTGTAATTGACTGTGCCACTGGACGACCTGAAGAGCCTATAAAAACA GTGGATTGGGAAGGCAAAGTTGCTCTCATACAATGTGCAAAAGCAATGGGAGTTCAAAAATTCGTGTTCTTTTCTATTCACAACTGTGACAAGCATCCAGAAGTACCATTGATGGAGATCAAGTATTGCACTGAAAAATTTCTTCAAGATTCTGGAATTAACCATATTACAATAAGATTATGTGGTTTCATGCAG GGCCTTATTGGGCAGTATGCGGTGCCGATCTTGGAAGAAAAGTCTGTCTGGGGAACAGATGCCCCAACAAGAATAGCTTATATGGACACTCAG GATATAGCTCGATTAACTTTCATAGCCATGCGCAACGAGGATCTTAAGGGGAAGCTTCTCACATTTGCTGGACCTCGTGCATGGACAACGCAAGAG GTGATAACATTATGCGAAAGGCTTGCCGGACAAGATGCGAATGTGACGACAGTTCCTGTATCCGTCTTAAGATTAACTCGCCAGCTGACTCGATTTTTTCAGTGGACAAATGATGTTGCTGATAGATTGGCTTTTTCAGAG GTACTGTCGAGTGATATGGTGTTCTCAGTGCCAATGTCGGAGACATATCAGCTTCTTGGTGTCGATCCGAAAGACATTGTTACCCTGGAAAAATATTTGCAAGATTACTTCAATAACATTTTGAAGAAATTGAAAGACCTTAAAGCGCAATCAAAGCAATCCGACATCTTCATTTAA